The sequence TCTCTGTTTTATCTCCTCCAAAACCAGTAGAATACCCAAACCCTATTTATCCCAGATACTGATATACAACTATgagcaagaaaagaaaagacgcaAATCTCAACACCCCCCTTTGGAATTATGttgaaaaacaaggaaaaagtGACGAAGGTGGTGGAAACAATAAAATCCAGTGCACAATATGTAACTATATATTCTTTGGTTCTTATACTCGGGTGAAAGCCCATCTTCTTCGTATAGAAGGACAAGGTGTTAAGATATGTGAGGGCATAGATCCTGGTAGTTTTGAGGAATTGAAGAAGTTATCAGAAGATGCTGACATGAGAAGCCAACATACAAAAACAGGTAGTCTTATTCCATTACCAGGTGTTGAAAATTATGGAACTGTGGCAAGAAAAGGTGATAAGGCTTACGGAAATTTGTTTAATGCGAGTGCTAGAGATAAGCTGGATCATACAATTGGGAGGTTTTTCTTTGGTTGTGGTATAGCTTTTAATAATATCCGTTCTCCATTATTCAGAGATATGATCCAATGTGCAGCAAATAGTAACATTGTAGGTTATATTCCACCTAGTG is a genomic window of Papaver somniferum cultivar HN1 unplaced genomic scaffold, ASM357369v1 unplaced-scaffold_137, whole genome shotgun sequence containing:
- the LOC113334729 gene encoding uncharacterized protein LOC113334729; protein product: MSKKRKDANLNTPLWNYVEKQGKSDEGGGNNKIQCTICNYIFFGSYTRVKAHLLRIEGQGVKICEGIDPGSFEELKKLSEDADMRSQHTKTGSLIPLPGVENYGTVARKGDKAYGNLFNASARDKLDHTIGRFFFGCGIAFNNIRSPLFRDMIQCAANSNIVGYIPPSAQRLSTKLLEEEKRNVDKMLIPIKSGWKRNGVSIVSDGWSDNNSRPLINFMGVSSSGPVFLKAVDTSGNYKDAAYLASLFKNTIEEVGVKNVVQLITDNAPVCKAAAMQVENTFKHIFWTPCVAHTLNLALKDLC